A DNA window from Pseudodesulfovibrio thermohalotolerans contains the following coding sequences:
- a CDS encoding S1C family serine protease, which translates to MCRKLPVLILLILSCLLLSSCNVKQGGSASVSNDSPAAMTAALLDQGQIDKAAGVVVANEAYFSGAMGGAEVTSTMDRLAKGLEFKYSPLIAELADEAEAVRWPVDRNRWAEVREAMDALVEKENRLKQVEIFKYPQFRPTGYDQALKAVAARDEAIRADAAGNFATFPLGGGQNFFDAYPVKLDETEFLSANQAVWSKAVGSMSREQSTAFLADYGKFLPESSRERLAQEYFKSLCPNPAKADLKDILAAYEQCRDAGLELRTIPGIKIAFLQVTSPDLIRDKAIDFGLDIKLDMPFEASRASMRKAFQSEAVQEADILVLVGIATAKARRVVAREETVQSTYVASFVREDNPEYEIAKAEMEAATREHETAANKDTTHWLVDPIIHYIEEGEKDDLMAETDKRLSQAREKLRSTPKFIQVADYQPYPVTKAYMDIYKLGTVNYYVVDKRRKRIFRDTFDISEKSFFTVCYALQDSDPARTKFLQESVLEDDVVRYELEPAVVNLSDLLDQYATRSSEVKKYKNMGDVQRIFTADRSTAQLKRKSETYGFDKYSDKRFDSVVLVRNTGSGIGTGFYVTDDMVITNYHVVEEANYVQLKLFDERETMGRVIARDARLDLALIQADIRGKAVCFYDKRELPLGETLEIIGHPQGLEFSITRGVISSIRETPPINYMSSNSKVLYIQTDAATNGGNSGGPVFYGKYVVGVHDWGVKKAGSGVATEGLNFSIHYKEVFDFLDHNGISVCKGSK; encoded by the coding sequence ATGTGCCGTAAGTTGCCCGTCTTGATCCTGTTGATTCTGTCCTGTTTGCTGCTCTCATCCTGCAACGTGAAGCAGGGCGGCTCCGCCTCGGTTTCCAATGACTCTCCTGCGGCGATGACGGCCGCATTGCTCGACCAAGGGCAGATCGACAAGGCCGCCGGGGTGGTCGTGGCCAATGAAGCCTATTTCTCCGGTGCCATGGGTGGTGCCGAAGTGACGTCCACCATGGACCGTTTGGCCAAGGGGCTGGAGTTCAAGTATTCTCCCTTGATTGCCGAGCTCGCTGATGAAGCCGAGGCCGTGCGGTGGCCGGTGGATCGGAATCGCTGGGCCGAGGTCCGGGAGGCCATGGACGCGCTTGTCGAGAAAGAGAACCGCCTGAAACAGGTGGAAATTTTCAAATATCCCCAATTCAGGCCGACTGGATACGACCAGGCCCTCAAAGCCGTGGCTGCCCGGGATGAGGCCATTCGCGCGGACGCCGCAGGCAATTTCGCGACCTTTCCCCTGGGCGGCGGACAAAACTTCTTTGACGCATACCCCGTGAAGCTCGACGAGACGGAGTTCCTTTCGGCGAATCAGGCCGTGTGGAGCAAGGCCGTCGGCTCCATGTCCCGGGAGCAGTCTACGGCGTTCCTCGCCGATTACGGTAAGTTCCTGCCGGAATCATCTCGGGAGCGGTTGGCGCAGGAGTATTTCAAGTCTCTGTGTCCCAATCCTGCCAAGGCCGACCTCAAGGACATCCTTGCCGCCTACGAGCAGTGCCGGGACGCGGGGCTGGAGTTGAGGACTATCCCCGGCATCAAGATCGCCTTTCTCCAGGTGACCAGCCCCGATCTGATTCGGGACAAGGCCATCGATTTCGGCCTGGACATCAAGTTGGATATGCCGTTCGAGGCATCCAGGGCGTCCATGCGCAAGGCGTTTCAGAGCGAGGCCGTGCAGGAGGCGGATATCCTTGTCCTGGTGGGCATCGCAACGGCCAAGGCCCGACGGGTGGTGGCCAGGGAGGAGACCGTTCAGTCGACCTATGTGGCTTCCTTTGTACGCGAGGACAATCCCGAATACGAGATTGCCAAGGCGGAGATGGAGGCGGCGACCAGGGAGCATGAGACGGCCGCGAACAAGGATACCACCCATTGGCTCGTGGATCCGATCATCCACTACATAGAAGAGGGAGAAAAAGACGATCTCATGGCCGAGACCGACAAGCGTCTCTCTCAGGCCAGGGAGAAGCTCAGGAGCACGCCCAAGTTTATTCAGGTGGCCGATTATCAGCCGTATCCCGTGACCAAGGCGTACATGGACATCTACAAGCTCGGTACGGTCAACTATTACGTGGTGGACAAGCGGCGGAAACGGATTTTCCGGGACACCTTCGACATCAGCGAGAAGTCCTTCTTCACCGTGTGTTACGCCTTGCAGGACAGCGATCCGGCGCGGACGAAGTTCCTGCAGGAATCCGTGTTGGAGGATGATGTGGTCCGTTACGAACTCGAACCGGCGGTCGTCAACCTGTCGGATTTGCTGGATCAGTATGCAACGCGTTCCTCTGAAGTGAAGAAATATAAGAACATGGGCGATGTGCAGCGCATATTTACCGCCGACCGCAGCACCGCGCAGCTCAAGCGCAAGAGTGAGACGTACGGGTTCGACAAATACTCGGACAAGCGGTTCGACAGCGTGGTGCTGGTGCGCAACACCGGGTCCGGCATCGGCACCGGCTTCTACGTCACCGACGACATGGTCATCACCAACTACCACGTCGTGGAAGAGGCGAACTACGTCCAGCTCAAGCTGTTTGACGAGCGCGAGACCATGGGGCGCGTCATAGCCCGCGACGCGCGTCTCGACCTGGCCCTGATCCAGGCGGATATCCGGGGCAAGGCGGTCTGCTTCTACGACAAGCGGGAATTGCCTCTGGGCGAGACCCTGGAGATCATCGGGCATCCGCAGGGATTGGAGTTCTCCATCACCCGGGGCGTCATCAGCTCCATACGGGAGACTCCGCCCATCAATTACATGTCGTCCAACAGCAAGGTTCTGTACATCCAGACCGATGCCGCCACCAACGGCGGCAATTCCGGCGGGCCGGTTTTCTACGGCAAGTATGTGGTCGGCGTGCATGACTGGGGCGTCAAGAAAGCGGGGTCCGGCGTGGCCACGGAAGGACTCAATTTCTCGATCCATTACAAGGAAGTGTTCGATTTCCTCGATCACAACGGAATCAGCGTATGCAAGGGGAGCAAGTAA
- the traT gene encoding complement resistance protein TraT — translation MKNMMKSVMVLIGALFLLASCVERQQNSYRLVKDEASGYSYGATKSGEFVTDPAMFRNSRLKLRIRNTTGDSSLDLYNFRDQLEAAYESLGYEVTHGDDFGILLDINIRYFGQATEMLPAEYTFLGAAAGGVAGAAPGIQGGRMADTVTGAAAGSVVGAALSEIIRNYATEETFAIVSSVTMGTVMPEHIEDERTISFVTGKKIREKKTNFKGFRSRETLELAVYAGGFRANKSDIINEVRSRYLRILKDII, via the coding sequence ATGAAGAATATGATGAAAAGCGTGATGGTGCTGATCGGGGCGTTGTTCCTGCTGGCCTCCTGCGTGGAGCGGCAACAGAACTCGTATCGGTTGGTAAAGGACGAGGCCTCGGGCTATTCCTACGGAGCCACCAAGAGCGGCGAGTTCGTCACCGATCCCGCCATGTTTCGGAACAGCAGGCTCAAACTCCGGATTCGCAATACCACGGGCGATTCCAGCCTGGATCTCTATAATTTCCGCGACCAGCTTGAGGCGGCATACGAAAGCCTCGGCTATGAGGTTACCCACGGGGACGATTTCGGCATCCTGCTCGACATCAACATCCGTTATTTTGGTCAGGCCACCGAGATGCTGCCCGCAGAGTACACATTCCTCGGCGCGGCGGCGGGCGGCGTGGCCGGGGCCGCACCCGGCATTCAGGGAGGGCGTATGGCTGACACCGTGACCGGGGCCGCCGCAGGCTCCGTGGTCGGGGCCGCTCTTTCAGAGATCATTCGCAATTACGCCACGGAGGAGACGTTCGCCATCGTTTCTTCCGTGACCATGGGGACGGTCATGCCCGAACATATCGAGGACGAGAGAACCATCTCCTTCGTCACCGGCAAGAAGATCAGGGAGAAAAAGACCAACTTCAAGGGGTTCCGTTCCCGGGAAACTCTTGAGCTGGCGGTTTACGCGGGCGGCTTTCGGGCGAACAAGTCGGACATCATCAACGAAGTCCGCTCCCGCTACCTGCGCATCCTCAAGGACATCATCTAG
- the gap gene encoding type I glyceraldehyde-3-phosphate dehydrogenase, giving the protein MATKIGLNGFGRIGRYLARLLAEENDLELVAVNARASNEDLAHLLKYDSVHGRFLDVQPTEDGFIMAGKPVKVTRNAPGEWTWGELGCDLVIESTGKFTDRESCEKHLACGAKKVIISAPGKNADVTVVIGVNDEELKPEHKIISNASCTTNCLAPVAKVIHETFGIKHGIMTTVHSYTMSQRILDGSHKDMRRARACAMNMVPTTTGAAKAVGLVIPELNGLLDGMSIRVPTPNVSLVDLVCELKTQTTVEEVNAALRAAANDSMGYTDEPLVSVDFTGSTFGGVVDSSLTRVMGGTQVKVIAWYDNEAGFTNQLLRLMRKAAAM; this is encoded by the coding sequence ATGGCGACGAAAATAGGCTTGAACGGATTTGGACGCATCGGCCGGTATCTGGCTCGGCTGCTGGCGGAGGAAAACGATCTGGAATTGGTGGCCGTCAACGCACGCGCCTCGAATGAGGATCTCGCCCACCTGCTCAAATACGACTCCGTGCACGGTCGTTTCCTGGATGTGCAGCCCACCGAGGATGGCTTCATCATGGCCGGAAAGCCGGTGAAGGTGACCCGCAACGCACCCGGCGAATGGACCTGGGGCGAACTCGGCTGCGACCTGGTGATCGAATCCACCGGCAAGTTCACCGACCGCGAGAGCTGCGAAAAGCATCTGGCCTGTGGCGCCAAGAAGGTCATCATCTCCGCGCCCGGCAAGAATGCCGACGTAACCGTGGTCATCGGCGTGAATGACGAGGAGCTCAAGCCCGAGCACAAAATCATTTCCAATGCCTCCTGCACCACCAACTGCCTGGCTCCGGTGGCCAAGGTCATCCACGAGACTTTCGGCATCAAGCACGGCATCATGACCACCGTGCACTCCTACACCATGAGCCAGCGCATCCTGGACGGCTCTCACAAGGACATGCGCCGCGCCCGCGCCTGCGCCATGAATATGGTCCCCACCACCACCGGCGCGGCCAAGGCCGTCGGCCTGGTCATCCCCGAGCTCAACGGCCTGCTGGACGGCATGTCCATCCGCGTGCCCACCCCCAACGTTTCCCTGGTTGACCTGGTCTGCGAACTGAAGACGCAAACCACCGTCGAGGAAGTCAACGCGGCCCTCCGGGCTGCGGCCAACGATTCCATGGGCTACACCGACGAACCGCTCGTCTCCGTGGATTTCACAGGCTCCACCTTCGGCGGCGTGGTCGACAGCTCCCTGACCCGCGTTATGGGCGGCACCCAGGTCAAGGTCATCGCCTGGTACGACAACGAGGCCGGTTTCACCAACCAGTTGCTGCGCCTCATGAGGAAAGCCGCCGCCATGTAG
- the surE gene encoding 5'/3'-nucleotidase SurE, with the protein MNILLANDDGIQAIGLRALYFALKEAGHDVHVVAPVTEQSAVGHAVTLAMPIRVKQFRENGFVGQGVYGTPVDCVKLGLSTLLDEKPDLVLSGINAGANVGVDILYSGTVSAATEGALMEIPSMAVSMDNFNPEDLSGQARYCADLLPRIPWDELPRKCVLNLNFPNRPIEEAREMILCPHTRASYDDVYDTRQDPRGRPYYWLTGAIPPERISPDRDRALLTSGHITLTPLHFDFTDRETMDMLRRTVS; encoded by the coding sequence ATGAACATACTGCTCGCCAATGACGACGGCATCCAGGCCATCGGGCTGCGCGCCCTGTATTTCGCCCTCAAGGAGGCGGGCCACGACGTCCATGTGGTCGCGCCGGTCACGGAGCAATCCGCAGTGGGACACGCCGTGACTCTGGCCATGCCCATCCGGGTCAAACAATTCCGGGAAAACGGCTTCGTGGGACAAGGCGTCTACGGCACGCCCGTGGACTGCGTCAAGCTCGGCCTGTCCACCCTGCTGGACGAAAAGCCCGACCTGGTCCTGTCCGGCATCAACGCCGGAGCCAACGTGGGCGTGGACATCCTTTACTCCGGCACGGTGTCGGCCGCAACCGAAGGCGCGCTCATGGAAATTCCGTCCATGGCCGTTTCCATGGACAACTTCAATCCCGAGGATTTGAGCGGCCAGGCGCGATACTGCGCCGACCTGCTGCCCCGAATCCCATGGGATGAGCTGCCGCGCAAATGTGTGCTCAACCTCAATTTTCCCAACCGGCCCATTGAAGAGGCCCGGGAAATGATTCTCTGCCCGCACACCAGGGCGTCCTACGACGACGTCTACGACACCAGACAGGACCCGCGCGGCAGGCCGTACTACTGGCTCACCGGAGCCATCCCGCCCGAGCGGATCAGCCCGGACCGGGACCGCGCCCTGCTGACTTCGGGACACATAACCCTGACCCCGCTGCATTTCGATTTCACGGACCGGGAAACCATGGACATGCTCAGGCGCACCGTTTCGTAA
- a CDS encoding 3'-5' exoribonuclease YhaM family protein, giving the protein MGKKSQYIQSLSPGQSVDDIFLLAVANQAQSKNGPYWNLSFQDATGAVDGKIWSPKSLEYPALEPGTFVRVRGFVESYRDKNQLKVDQMELLDGNALGVDLSDFLPASKVPPEEMMEAIEDLITEHMKHKPWKTFCRKVLSSESIRSRFLTAPGAKTVHHAYVGGLLEHTLGVARACMALCDVYPHLDRQTLLAGAIFHDLGKAWELSGGLTNDYTDEGRLFGHIQIGVEKLEPFLARAPRLEEGLKLHLKHLITSHHGEHEFGSPVRPKTPEAFILHFADNMDAKLNIIDQAYTEMDKTGADWSPYMRFLERNVFRPEQTPDSAKKQNGKAENQCLLPLKA; this is encoded by the coding sequence GTGGGCAAAAAGTCGCAATATATCCAGTCACTGTCACCGGGGCAATCCGTTGACGATATTTTTCTTCTGGCCGTGGCCAATCAGGCTCAGTCCAAGAACGGGCCTTACTGGAATCTTTCCTTCCAGGACGCCACCGGGGCCGTCGACGGCAAGATTTGGAGTCCGAAAAGTCTTGAATATCCGGCTCTTGAACCGGGAACCTTCGTTCGCGTAAGGGGCTTCGTGGAAAGCTACCGCGACAAGAATCAGCTCAAGGTGGATCAAATGGAATTGCTGGATGGGAACGCGTTGGGCGTGGACCTTTCGGATTTCCTGCCCGCATCCAAGGTTCCGCCCGAGGAGATGATGGAGGCCATTGAGGACCTGATTACCGAGCACATGAAGCACAAGCCGTGGAAAACCTTTTGCCGCAAGGTGTTGAGCAGCGAGAGCATCCGGTCCAGGTTTTTGACCGCTCCGGGCGCCAAGACCGTGCATCACGCATATGTGGGCGGCCTGCTTGAGCACACGCTGGGCGTGGCCCGGGCGTGCATGGCGTTGTGCGATGTTTACCCGCACCTCGACCGCCAGACGTTGCTGGCCGGGGCCATCTTTCACGATTTGGGCAAAGCCTGGGAATTGTCCGGCGGCCTGACCAACGACTACACCGACGAAGGGCGGCTCTTCGGTCACATCCAGATCGGTGTGGAAAAATTGGAGCCGTTTCTGGCCCGCGCGCCCCGTCTTGAAGAAGGGCTCAAGCTGCATCTCAAGCACCTGATTACGAGCCATCACGGGGAGCACGAGTTCGGCTCTCCGGTGCGCCCCAAGACCCCGGAAGCGTTCATCCTGCATTTTGCGGACAACATGGACGCCAAGCTGAACATCATCGATCAGGCCTATACCGAAATGGACAAGACCGGAGCGGACTGGTCTCCCTACATGCGGTTTCTTGAGCGCAACGTGTTCCGGCCCGAGCAAACCCCCGACAGCGCCAAAAAACAGAACGGGAAAGCGGAGAATCAATGTTTATTACCTTTGAAGGCATAG
- the tmk gene encoding dTMP kinase encodes MFITFEGIEGTGKSTQIARVREYFERQGREVLLTLEPGGSRVGTALRKMLLHVDNKDITPITELFLYLADRAQHVAQVIRPELEAGKVVLCDRFADSTIVYQGYGRGLDTTMLKELNEVAVDGLWPDLTLVLDIDPEVGLKRATLRNLEEGKAKAEGRFEAEHLSFHNRIRQGYLTWAAFNRERIRVIDASGTPDEVFAQIKAAIEMGGPGED; translated from the coding sequence ATGTTTATTACCTTTGAAGGCATAGAGGGGACCGGGAAATCCACGCAGATCGCCAGGGTTCGGGAATATTTCGAGCGGCAGGGCAGGGAGGTCCTCTTGACCCTGGAGCCCGGCGGCAGCCGCGTTGGTACTGCATTGCGCAAGATGCTCCTGCATGTGGACAACAAGGACATCACGCCCATCACCGAGCTTTTCCTCTATCTGGCGGACCGCGCGCAACATGTGGCCCAGGTCATACGGCCCGAGCTTGAAGCGGGTAAAGTGGTCCTCTGCGATCGATTCGCGGATTCGACCATAGTCTATCAGGGGTACGGGCGAGGCCTCGACACCACCATGCTCAAAGAGCTTAACGAGGTGGCCGTTGACGGTCTGTGGCCCGACTTGACCCTCGTTCTGGATATAGACCCCGAGGTGGGGTTGAAGCGGGCCACCCTTCGCAATCTTGAGGAAGGCAAAGCCAAGGCGGAAGGGCGGTTCGAAGCCGAACATCTCTCTTTCCACAACCGTATCCGGCAAGGGTACCTGACCTGGGCAGCCTTCAACCGGGAGCGCATACGCGTGATTGACGCCTCCGGTACGCCCGACGAGGTTTTCGCGCAGATCAAGGCCGCCATTGAAATGGGCGGTCCCGGAGAGGACTGA
- a CDS encoding amino acid ABC transporter permease: protein MSAELHPKRSGVLSLSVLADTSKTLLLLIGVVWLLVLGSQRLGYNWQWYRIPQYLWHVSDQGFTWGPLMEGLWVTFKITGISLALMLVIGLATALMRMSSSWAARGVARGYMEMIRNTPLLIQIFFIYFVIAPILDISAFNSAVIALSLFEGAYASEIFRAGITSIDKGQWEAAKSLGMGPYAMYRHIILPQAVRRVLPPLTSQAVSLVKDSALVSTIAILDLTQRGRMIDAETFLTFEIWFTVAAIYLVVTLALSGVVWLLERRFNGLRP from the coding sequence ATGTCGGCTGAATTACATCCCAAGCGATCAGGAGTCTTGTCCCTTTCCGTCCTGGCGGATACGTCCAAGACCCTTTTGCTCCTGATCGGCGTTGTCTGGTTGCTTGTTTTGGGCTCCCAGCGGCTGGGTTACAACTGGCAGTGGTACCGCATTCCGCAGTACCTCTGGCACGTCTCCGATCAGGGTTTCACCTGGGGGCCGCTTATGGAAGGGCTCTGGGTGACCTTCAAGATAACGGGCATCAGCCTGGCGCTCATGCTCGTCATCGGCCTGGCCACGGCATTGATGCGCATGTCTTCGTCCTGGGCGGCGCGAGGCGTGGCTCGCGGATATATGGAGATGATCCGCAATACCCCATTGCTCATTCAGATTTTCTTTATTTATTTCGTCATCGCACCCATTCTGGACATCTCCGCATTCAATTCCGCGGTCATCGCCCTGAGTCTGTTCGAGGGGGCCTATGCCTCGGAGATATTCCGGGCTGGCATCACTTCCATCGACAAGGGGCAGTGGGAGGCCGCCAAGAGCCTCGGCATGGGGCCGTATGCCATGTACCGCCACATTATTCTGCCCCAGGCCGTGCGGCGCGTGCTGCCGCCCCTGACCAGTCAGGCAGTCTCTCTGGTCAAGGATTCGGCCCTGGTCAGCACCATCGCCATCCTGGATTTGACCCAGCGGGGGCGCATGATCGACGCGGAAACGTTTTTGACTTTCGAGATATGGTTCACCGTCGCGGCCATCTACCTTGTGGTCACCCTGGCTCTGTCCGGGGTGGTCTGGTTGTTGGAGAGACGGTTCAACGGCCTCAGGCCATAA
- a CDS encoding transporter substrate-binding domain-containing protein, with the protein MKTFRLQAIALLFILLASALGCSQQPSQQKAGKDNPAATGTASGSGSQLDAILERGVIRVGFDTFKPWAMKDKNGEYIGFEIEVARRLAEDMGVEVEFVPTKWSGIIPALLTGKFDIIIGGMSITPQRNLKVNFSQPYEYSGMSIVASRKLAGDRSSIEQFNNSDTTIAVRLGTTAAEAAKNFLPKANLLFFDEESQTIQELLNERVQAVVASNPLPLNLSEEYADQFYLPLSEDFSREPIAFAVRKGDLDFLNWLDNWVRVTMSKGWLQNRYEYWFFSHEWESQIQ; encoded by the coding sequence ATGAAAACCTTCCGCCTCCAAGCCATTGCATTACTTTTCATTCTGCTTGCATCCGCCTTGGGATGCAGCCAGCAACCTTCGCAACAAAAGGCGGGGAAAGACAATCCGGCCGCAACCGGAACGGCTTCCGGGTCGGGCAGCCAGCTCGACGCCATTCTTGAGCGCGGCGTGATCCGGGTTGGGTTCGACACTTTCAAGCCCTGGGCCATGAAGGACAAGAACGGCGAATACATTGGTTTCGAAATCGAGGTGGCCCGTCGGCTGGCCGAGGACATGGGCGTCGAGGTCGAGTTCGTGCCCACCAAATGGTCCGGCATCATCCCGGCCTTGTTGACCGGCAAGTTCGACATCATCATCGGGGGCATGTCCATCACGCCCCAGCGCAACCTCAAGGTGAATTTCTCCCAGCCCTACGAGTATTCCGGCATGTCCATCGTGGCCAGCAGGAAGCTCGCCGGAGACCGCTCGTCCATTGAGCAATTCAACAATTCGGACACGACCATCGCCGTGCGGCTCGGCACCACTGCGGCCGAAGCGGCCAAGAACTTCCTGCCCAAGGCCAACCTCCTTTTCTTCGACGAGGAATCGCAGACCATCCAGGAACTGCTCAACGAGCGCGTGCAGGCCGTGGTCGCTTCCAATCCGCTTCCCTTGAATCTGTCCGAGGAGTATGCGGATCAATTCTACCTGCCTCTCTCAGAGGACTTCAGCCGTGAACCCATCGCCTTTGCCGTCCGGAAGGGCGATCTCGACTTCCTGAACTGGCTCGACAACTGGGTCCGCGTGACCATGAGCAAGGGGTGGTTGCAAAACCGGTACGAGTACTGGTTCTTCTCCCACGAGTGGGAAAGCCAGATTCAGTAG
- a CDS encoding amino acid ABC transporter permease — translation MFLTTSKRPKTTLLDVVILAALAGGFGYILFKAATGLNYHWKWDLIPQFLVRIDPKTGFPVPGLLVQGLFTTIRLSVWAGILSMGLGIVMGLFRVSPSLFKRQVGMVYVGLIRNTPPLVLIFVFYFFIGDQIMSLLGVDHFVYALSDGAKEVLSWFFGPMNRFPRFLSALITLALFEAAYIAEIVRAGIESVEPGQWEASASLGMTRIQSLRLVILPQALQRMLPALAGQFISIIKDSAIVSVISIEELTFQAQQLMTTTYRSFEIWTLVLVMYFVLTFLCSLAVRKLELAVNR, via the coding sequence TTGTTTTTAACAACCAGCAAACGTCCGAAGACAACCCTGCTCGACGTCGTCATCCTGGCGGCGTTGGCAGGGGGCTTCGGCTATATTCTTTTCAAGGCCGCCACCGGGCTGAATTATCACTGGAAATGGGACCTCATTCCGCAATTTCTGGTGCGCATTGATCCGAAGACGGGATTCCCGGTTCCCGGCCTTCTGGTTCAGGGGTTGTTCACGACCATCCGTCTGTCCGTGTGGGCCGGTATCCTGTCCATGGGGCTAGGGATTGTCATGGGATTGTTCAGGGTCAGTCCGAGCCTGTTCAAGCGGCAGGTGGGAATGGTCTACGTGGGCCTTATCCGCAACACGCCGCCTCTGGTGCTCATCTTCGTCTTCTATTTCTTCATCGGCGATCAGATCATGTCCCTGCTCGGGGTGGACCATTTCGTCTACGCTTTGTCCGATGGAGCCAAGGAGGTCCTGAGCTGGTTCTTCGGCCCCATGAACCGTTTCCCCCGGTTCCTGTCCGCGCTCATCACTTTGGCATTGTTCGAGGCGGCCTATATCGCCGAGATCGTTCGGGCGGGCATCGAGTCCGTGGAGCCGGGGCAGTGGGAAGCGTCCGCATCCCTCGGCATGACCCGCATCCAGTCCCTGCGTCTCGTCATCCTTCCGCAGGCCCTGCAACGGATGTTGCCAGCCTTGGCAGGACAGTTTATATCAATAATCAAGGACTCGGCCATCGTCTCGGTCATATCCATTGAGGAGCTGACCTTTCAGGCTCAGCAGCTCATGACCACAACGTACCGGAGTTTCGAAATCTGGACCTTGGTCCTGGTTATGTATTTCGTGCTCACGTTTCTTTGCTCTCTGGCTGTTCGTAAACTGGAACTGGCCGTGAACAGGTGA
- a CDS encoding glutaredoxin family protein — MFKSLKKILKKKNDGMPEPDAPAKSFDMEAFHMNDIKVYALSTCIHCRNAKKYLDECGVKYECVHVDELTGDERKQIVQEVKEHNPAVSFPTIVIRDKVVVGFHKDKIDDALKED; from the coding sequence ATGTTTAAGTCGCTGAAGAAGATTTTGAAGAAGAAAAACGACGGAATGCCCGAACCCGATGCACCCGCCAAATCGTTCGACATGGAGGCGTTTCACATGAACGACATCAAGGTCTATGCCCTATCAACCTGCATCCATTGCAGAAATGCCAAGAAATATCTCGACGAGTGCGGCGTGAAGTACGAGTGCGTACACGTGGACGAGTTGACCGGCGACGAGCGCAAGCAGATCGTTCAGGAGGTCAAGGAGCACAACCCGGCGGTTTCCTTCCCGACCATCGTTATTCGCGACAAGGTTGTCGTCGGTTTCCACAAGGACAAGATCGACGACGCGCTCAAGGAGGACTGA
- a CDS encoding ferredoxin-thioredoxin reductase catalytic domain-containing protein produces the protein MDVNQLYEMLKKVQEPKGYHFNADKDMTMPLLESLLTNKERFGYMACPCRLANGDYEADKDIICPCVYREEDVKEYGACYCALYVSKEFNEGSVEKQVVPERRPPEKILF, from the coding sequence ATGGACGTCAATCAGCTCTACGAGATGTTGAAAAAGGTGCAGGAACCCAAGGGGTATCATTTCAACGCGGACAAGGACATGACAATGCCCCTGCTGGAGAGCCTGCTCACCAACAAGGAACGGTTCGGTTACATGGCCTGCCCATGCCGGTTGGCCAACGGCGACTACGAGGCCGACAAGGACATCATCTGTCCCTGCGTTTACCGCGAGGAGGACGTCAAGGAGTACGGCGCCTGTTACTGCGCTTTGTACGTGAGCAAGGAGTTCAACGAGGGGTCCGTGGAAAAACAGGTGGTCCCGGAGCGCAGGCCCCCGGAGAAAATCCTTTTTTGA